In Helianthus annuus cultivar XRQ/B chromosome 8, HanXRQr2.0-SUNRISE, whole genome shotgun sequence, a single genomic region encodes these proteins:
- the LOC110869600 gene encoding uncharacterized protein LOC110869600 — translation MIKGVVGNGREVRLWLDWWTGDGPLKDIFPELFSMERHKHASVEDRLNMWEWKFMPNTNALLDQLHQIEAVRSTIQLENRNDKWIWTYSGDRVFSVSSTKEMLNRFATPFYPYDWAKWVPKKVNIFGWRGVQDRLSTMVGLKKRGLLATDPVCTLCGERDEDADHLFIFCYAAAVLWDKVSNWCKVQQIFAHSIKDLFEFYKSAHLDEPKRVYLQSIILATCWAIWKARNEKIFKEKHVNIEGIFGEMQTMTFLWIKNRAKKSALWNGEIGCVLR, via the coding sequence atgataaaagggGTGGTGGGTAATGGTAGAGAGGTTCGTTTATGGTTGGATTGGTGGACTGGAGACGGCCCGCTGAAGGATATTTTCCCGGAACTGTTCAGTATGGAAAGACATAAGCATGCCTCTGTTGAAGACCGTTTAAACATGTGGGAGTGGAAATTTATGCCTAACACAAATGCACTGTTAGACCAACTGCACCAAATCGAGGCAGTGAGAAGCACAATCCAACTGGAAAACAGGAATGATAAGTGGATATGGACCTACTCGGGTGACAGAGTCTTCTCGGTTTCATCAACGAAAGAAATGCTAAACAGGTTTGCTACACCATTCTATCCTTACGATTGGGCTAAATGGGTTCCTAAAAAGGTAAACATTTTCGGGTGGCGCGGGGTACAAGACCGGTTATCAACGATGGTCGGGTTAAAGAAGAGGGGTTTGCTAGCTACCGATCCAGTCTGCACGTTATGTGGGGAAAGAGACGAAGACGCAGATCATTTATTTATCTTTTGTTACGCAGCAGCGGTGTTGTGGGATAAAGTAAGTAATTGGTGTAAAGTTCAGCAGATTTTTGCACACTCAATAAAAGACCTgttcgaattctacaaatctgcGCATTTAGACGAACCAAAAAGAGTGTATCTACAATCGATTATCTTAGCAACGTGTTGGGCCATTTGGAAGGCAAGGAACGAGAAGATTTTCAAAGAAAAACACGTGAACATAGAAGGGATCTTTGGTGAGATGCAGACTATGACTTTCCTGTGGATAAAAAATAGAGCAAAGAAATCAGCGCTCTGGAATGGAGAGATTGGGTGCGTTTTGAGATAG
- the LOC110869599 gene encoding uncharacterized protein LOC110869599 has product MAIHLHTYSASYLPVREGISGIWNNIVRAGKEFHNYNLPVQNMIKGVVCNGREVRFWLDWWTGEVPLKDIFPELFSLERHKHASVEDRLNMWEWKFMLNTNALLDQLHQIEAVRSTIQLENRNDKWIWTYSGDRVFSVSSTKEMLNRFATPFYPYDWAKWVPKKVNIFGWRGVQDRLSTMVGLKKRGLLATDPVCTLCGERDEDADHLFIFCYAAAVLWHKVSNWCKVQQIFAHSIKDLFEFYKSAHLDEPKRVYLQSIILATCWAIWKARNEKIFKGKHVNIEGTFGEMQTMTFLWIKNRAKKSALWNGEIGCVLR; this is encoded by the coding sequence ATGGCAATCCATTTGCATACATATTCGGCGTCGTACCTTCCTGTTAGGGAAGGCATTTCCGGAATTTGGAACAACATTGTTCGAGCGGGGAAAGAATTTCACAATTACAATTTGCCGgttcaaaacatgataaaagggGTGGTGTGTAATGGTAGAGAGGTTCGTTTCTGGTTGGATTGGTGGACTGGAGAGGTCCCGCTGAAGGATATTTTCCCGGAACTGTTCAGTTTGGAAAGACATAAGCATGCCTCTGTTGAAGACCGTTTAAACATGTGGGAGTGGAAATTTATGCTTAACACAAATGCATTGTTAGACCAACTGCACCAAATCGAGGCAGTGAGAAGCACAATCCAACTGGAAAACAGGAATGATAAGTGGATATGGACCTACTCGGGTGACAGAGTCTTCTCGGTTTCATCAACGAAAGAAATGCTAAACAGGTTTGCTACACCATTCTATCCTTACGATTGGGCTAAATGGGTTCCTAAAAAGGTAAACATTTTCGGGTGGCGCGGGGTACAAGACCGGTTATCAACGATGGTCGGGTTAAAGAAGAGGGGTTTGCTAGCTACCGATCCAGTCTGCACGTTATGTGGGGAAAGAGACGAAGACGCAGATCATTTATTTATCTTTTGTTACGCAGCAGCGGTGTTGTGGCATAAAGTAAGTAATTGGTGTAAAGTTCAGCAGATTTTTGCACACTCAATAAAAGACCTgttcgaattctacaaatctgcGCATTTAGACGAACCAAAAAGAGTGTATCTACAATCGATTATCTTAGCAACGTGTTGGGCCATTTGGAAGGCAAGGAACGAGAAGATTTTCAAAGGAAAACACGTGAACATAGAAGGGACCTTTGGTGAGATGCAGACTATGACTTTCCTGTGGATAAAAAATAGAGCAAAGAAATCAGCGCTCTGGAATGGAGAGATTGGGTGCGTTTTGAGATAG